The following nucleotide sequence is from Longimicrobiales bacterium.
ACGACGACTCCACCGCCACGGGTCTGCCCGGACCTTCGCCTCCTCGCTGCAGGACATGCCGCACAGTCTCAGCCCACAGTGCAACGTTCAATGGCTCCACCCTCAATGTCTCTGGGGGAAGAATCTCCCGAAACGCAGGGATATCCGAAACAATCACAGGTGAGCCGCAAGCAAAGGCCTCTAACGCGGGCAGCCCAAATCCTTCCGTCGTCGAGGGGCTGAGAAAGACGGAGCATCGTAGGTACAGCTCCTGGAGTTCCGCGTCCGTGACGCGTCCAAGGTGCATGACACGATCTAGTATGCCCAACCTCAGAGCGTGTTCATTCAACTCTCCCGCATCATGAGCGTCGAAGCCTACCATGCATAGCCGGAGGTCAGGAAAGCTGTCGCTCAAACGCGCCAGCACCTCAAGCGCGACTGTGAGGTTCTTGTGTGCTGTTGGAGCCCCGACCGTGAGCAAGAACCGCGATAGGTCAGCGAAGCGACTCGGCATCTCCTCTCCGGGGGCCAGGGGCGCGAATCTCGATGACACGCCGTTATGGACCACGTGCATCCGGCGGACCACATCCGGCACGACCTGGGCGAGTGCGTTGGCGCTCGCGTGAGAAACGGTGACGACCGAAGACGCATGGGATACTGCAGATCGTAGTAGTGCCATCCCCAAGAACCTCTTCCAACCTGGGAAGCCTGCGGGGTGCCGGAACTGAATCACGTCGTGCACGGTCACCACGAGCGGCGACGGGATCGACATCATCGGCACGTCGTAGTGCGGGAAGAACCAGACATCAGGGGAGGCAACCTTCGACGCCACGACTGGCCATGACAGGTGAGACGTAAGCGAGTAAGGCCTCCCGCCCCAGTGAACCACGGACGCAATGTCCCTCGGATCCCTGCCGCTGAGCCACCCCGCAACAACGTCCTCGCTTCCCAGGAGCGTTACCCGGCTGATGCGCGGATCAAGCAGTGCCCGCGATACGATCTCCCTGATGTACCTGCCGATTCCACCAGCCATTAGGAGGCGGGCATCCATGCAGACATTCACGGTCCGATGCCTCCGAAGCTCCCCTGAACGATGGCCCGAGCTCGACCCCAATCACCAACGGCGAGATACCTCACGACTAGAAGCGAACGGCTGGCGTAGAAGCGCACGAAGAACGGAATGAGGTGTCTGGGCCCAAAATATCGGCGCATCACCCACCTGCGATTACGATCTCGCTGCCGGATCTGGAAGGGAGTCGGAGGCTCGCCCGCCGGCCGTGAATGATGGAGCACACGAGCATTAGGCTGATACAGCATACGGTAGCCCGACCGGGACAGCCTAAGGCACAACTCCGCGTCCTCCACGTACGCGAACAGCTCGTCTACGAACCCCCCCACCTCCCGCAGGGCTCGGCACGATAGCAGGAGGCAACATCCTGACATGAAGGAAACCTCTCTCGGGACGTCCACTCCAGAACGAACGTCCAACTCTCCTTCTAACCAGTGGATTCCGAGGCCACGCATAGCAGAGAAGTGGCCGCCGCCATACCAAATCCGTGCAGGATCGTGATGGTACAGAATCTTTGATGTGACCCCACCGACATCATCCCTCTCGGTTGCCGCTTCAACGAGGAACTTGATGCAAAGTCTATCGATCTCCGTGTCGTTGTTGAGTACGAGGACGTAGTCGTCACCGCGATCGATCGCGAATTGTATGCCGCGGTTGTTCCCACCCGTATAGCCACAATTCTCTTCGATCTGAATGAAATCCAGATTCGGATAGTCGCATTGTAGTCTTTCCCCAGACCCGTCCGGAGAGCCGTTGTCGACAAGTACGACATTAAGAGCCGGGTACTCCGACTGGAGAACCGACTCAAGGCACGCGCGGGTGTCTTCCTCGCCGCACCAGTTCAGAACGACGACACTGACTTTCGGGGCCTGGCTTCGTCCCAACGAGTGAGTCAACTTAGCGGTACACTTCTGGCTGAGATGGGCTACTCCATGATCCAACGTGTTCTCCTACTACTCGCGTTATCGGCGTGCGTGCCTGCGACTGTCAGGGCGCAAGACCCGGTGCCCCCGAACGAATTGCAACTCCTCCCAGGAGATTTCGTGCGCGTCGCCATTTGGCGAGAGCCCGACCTCAGTGGTGACTTCCTCGTTGACCCCACCGGCACCGTGGTCCTCCCAATGATCGGGGCTCGTACCGTAGCACATCGGCCCTGGAATGACCTGCACGCTACACTTCTGGAGGAGTTTCGAAATGAGCTTCGGAATCCCTCGATCGAACTCATACCACTTCGCCGAATCTATGTCCTCGGTCAGGTAGCCGCGCCAGGACTCTATTCAGTCGATCCCATGGTATCCCTCGCTGGAGCGGTGGCAACGGCCGGCGGGGCCGCTGAACAAGGTGATCTCCGGAAGATCCAGATCTTCAGGGAAGGAAACGCCGTTCTGGACGGCCTCACTTCGGCCGACAGACTCGCCAGTATTGGGATACGGTCCGGTGATCAGATCTTTGTCGGCCGCCTCAGCTGGGTCTCGCGAAACAGCGCCCTTCTGCTCACGGCAGGGCTCTCCGTGACCGGCATTATCGTTTCGATCATCGCACGTTAGTCTGAATCGAAACGCGGCCCTCGAAAAGAGACGCCCAGATTCAAGTTCCATGCAGTCCAGCCCAGCACAAGATTTCGATTCAGCTCGACCTGCGGACCGCCGACGATCGCGATCTCGGCCCCCTTCCGGAAGCGGACGATATCCAAGCTCACTCCGTATCTGACTGAGTTCCGCGCTGCAACTTCCGAATCCCGGGAGAGCCCAGAGAGCCAGTTCAGTCGCACTTCGCGGGTGACCTCGACGGTTGTCCGCCCCGAGGGCCGGTAGTCCTCGACCGCTACAGTCCAGCCTGATCCAGAGAAGGCTGCTGGAGCAGCGAGTAGCTGGCCGTTCAGGGTATGTCCTTGGCGCAGACCTCCGTGCTTATAACGCGCTTGGGGGCTTGGTCCGAGCGCGAGCGCCCGATCGGCGCGCTCGCTGTGGTGAAACTGAGCGCTCACGAACTCGCCACGGATCGCCGAGATACTGCCGCCCAGCGAGGTCCACGCTCGACGAAACCCAATGGAACGAACAAACAGATCATCGGGCTCCACCAAGAAGTGACGGATATCTCGTCCGTAGTCCTCTCGGACCGCCTCAGCGAAGACTTCGATCCCGGTCCCGGCCACTACCCATCGAACAAAGCCACCAGCTATCTGGTTTTCATCGAGGATGTTTCCGTCATCGGTTCCGGTGGAGATCCCTGTCGTGAACGGCTTGCCGACGTTCGACACGGCGTCAAGTCCGCCCTCCCACGGTCCTTGCACGAATCGTTCCACACCAATCTCGAGTCCCGGTAAAACATCGGATTGGAGAGTAATGACCGCCCCAGTCATGAATCGAGATCGCGCGACCGAATTCTGAACCGGAGACCAGTCGGACTGTCCCAGGTATCCGACCATGAGCTGGCCGTGCACACCAAGGACACCAGGACCAAGCGGCCGAGCGCTCTTGAGAAACACGTGTGGGAAACCCCCGGCTTCATCCCCGAGGAGCAATGGATAAGCAAGGGAGGGACCCCAAATGCGGGCCTCACTGCTGATTCCCACCGTGGTCCATGGGAGTTCAACCGAGAGCCGGGAGCTTCCAGGGGTGGCTCGCCGGTACGGGCGGTCTCCGAATCGTTGGGGCAGGTCAATCCTGTTAGGGTACCTAGGATCCCGGAACCCCTCGGGGCCATCACGTCCATTGTCGGCCAAATCGAAGCCGGCGTTCTGTGTCCAAAACACCTCGGGGGCGAATCGTAAATCCACTCCCTTCCAGCGCGCATAGACACCACCACGGGCGAAAGCCGTCAATCCGCGTCCGGCCCACAGAGCCCCATCGTTCGATCCGTACGGGAAGGTGGAATTGTAGGTGGCACCACCCTCAAACGGGACGACGCCGACCCTCAAGCCGCCATCCGCGACGGGGGGCGAGCCGAACGCTGAAGTCCAAGGATGAAGGACGCCTTCCACGGGAAGCAGCAGTCGCTCTTCGGCAGGAGAGAAGCCGCGGACCGCCCACGGATAGGCCCGTACGAGTCCAAGTGTTTGGAGGACTCTGATGTATCGCTCTCGCTCAGAGTTGACCTCAATACCTTGCCCGACATCAAACTGCGGGGTCCGAGCCTCGGCGTCCCCTGGAGAGACGAGGAGGGCCAAAACGACGGCGCAGACAACCGCCATCAAACGCGGTTTCGACGGATTTCCAGCCGCTCGCGAAAACTCGACGTCGGTGGGCACATGGGCGATTTCGCGGATCATACCCACAGGTTATCGTCTTGATCTCCTGAGAACCACCCACCACGCCGTGGTGCAACGCCTCCCTCGCAACCGTGATCTCTTTTGCGTCTCCAGAAGATCCTGCTCCTCTTGGGAGGCCTCGTTTGGGTCGAGTTGCTATCCGTTGCGGGGGCGGCGGGCCAATCCTTGGACATCCGGCCACTCGTGGGGCTGGACAGCCACGCGGCGGCCGAGCTTCGGCTCGCCCAGTTGCGTGACGAAACCGACACGCGACTGTGGCTTCTCCGGACGCCTTCGAACATTCTGCTCACCGCCCCGGGCCCTGAAGATCTCTCGATCCAAGCGTTGATCCCGGACCTACGCACGGCGTGGAACTCCGACCTCCCGTCTTCCTTCAACGACGGTGCACTCTGGGCGGGACGCGGGCTGAACACTCGGCTGCGCGCAGGTCTTATTGTCAGGTTGAAGCGGGTCTCACTTGTCGTAGCACCCGAGTTACTCACCCACCAGAATCAAGACTTCCAGACGATCCCCTTCGGCACCGAACGCGACCCGACCAGAAGCCGCTGGGCGCACCCGTACCACCCGCTCCCCGAGTCGATCGACCAGCCCCTCCGTTTCGGAAACGCCCCCTTCAATCGGGTGGTTCCGGGCCAGTCTAGCCTCACGGTGGACCTGGGCAGCCTCGCGGTGGGCGTAGCCACAGAAAACGCCTGGTGGGGACCGGGGCTCAAGAACGGAATCGTACTGAGCAACCAGGCTGCAGGGATTCCTCGCGTGTTTTTGGAAACCCGACGACCGATCGTGACAGGGGCAGGTCACTTCGAAGGCAGCTGGTTCTTGGGGCGCTTGAACGAGTCGGACTACTTCGACAACAACCCGGCCAACGACCATCGGAGCCTGAGTGCGTTGGCGGTGACCTTTAGACCCAACTTTGACCCGGGACTCACACTCGGCTTGGCCAGAGCCGTGTTTGCCCCGGTCGGGGATGGGACCGACATCCTGTCCGCAGGGCTCAACTTCCTACACAGCGTTGGAAGACCCAATTCTACCGAGGAGCCTGGAGCGAGTGCGCCCGATCAGGTCACCTCATTCTTTGGGCGGTGGGTCGTCCACGGATTTGAAGCGTATTGGGAATGGGCCCGATTTGAACAACCCGAGTCGCTCGGGGACTTCCTCGAGTTCCCACAGCACTCCCAAGGGTACACCTACGGCCTGATGTGGGCGGAACGGGAGACGCAGGGTGCTTGGTTATCCGTGGAGGCTGAATTGACCAACCTTGAGCCGAGCTCAACATGGAGGCATCGCTACGTATACAGTTCGTATTCAAGCCGCGTCGTGCCGCAGGGGTACACGCACGAGGGTCAGACCGTCGGTGCATCGATCGGGACCGGCTCGTCAAGCCAGTGGATCGCCATCGACCGTCACGACGATCAATGGCAGGCGGGGGTATTCGCAGGACGCATCCGATGGGATGCCGCGGCCCGTTTCTCCAAAGTCGTCCCCAGTCCGAAACGTGAGGACGTGTCCCTCTACTGGGGGCTCCGTGGAGGAATAGACCAAAAGGGCTGGCACCTTGGCATTGAGCTTTCCCAAGAGATGCGGTTGAATTACCTCTTCCAAGGGTTTAAGCACGACCCAGTGACCTTCCGCGCCGAGGGCGTAGATATCGCGAACACTGGCCTGATCCTCACATTGGCGAGAAACGTCGGTCCATGACCCAGTCTGAAATGGAAGGACCCCGGGGGCACGAGGGGGAGGGACTGACGCTCCCGCAACTCATGCGGCGACTCGTGAGTCATTGGAAGATGATGATCGCCGTGTCCGTCCTTGTGATGGTGGCTGTCATCGCCGGGACCCTGCTCGTTGCACCGCGTTACCGAAGCACCGTCGTGCTGCGCATCATGGACCTCGATCCGAATTCGCTTTCACTCGGCGGGCAACTCAGCGGGATCCCAGGCGGAGACCTCCTAGGTCTTGGCCGGGACGACCTCGAGACCGAAGTCGGCGTCCTCCGCAGTTGGCGGGTTTCGCAGGCGGTCGTCGACTCGCTGTCCCTTATGGTCCACCTCTCGAAGCCCGTGGGAGTAAGGGCCGACCTGTTCGCAGTCACGAGGCACGGAGACGCAGACCGACACGGGCGCGTGACGCTTCGGCATGACGGCCAAGGCACGTACTCCGCCGTGTTTAAGGAGAAACGCGAAGACGAGGCAGATCTCGGCTCGGTCAGCCCCAGCGGGACACTCGACTTCGCCGGGTACCGAATCACCCTCGCAGAGGCCCCGCCATCCGATGAGGGCGAATGGCCCAACACCATCCGCATTGACCTCTTGCCCCGCTACGAGGCGATCGACCGTCTCCGGGAGGACCTCGAGATTCGGGAACAGGAGGGTGGATCTCGCCTCGTAAACATCGCCTACACGATTCCAGATCGATATCTCGCGGCCGCCGTCGTCAATCGAATCGCAGATGAATATATCGCGTACAAGGTCACCGCTGAGCGCAGTGACGCCCGATACACGGTCGCCGAGTTGTCAGAACAACTCGCCGAACAAGCCACACGGCTGGTGGCGGCGGAGGAACAGCTCCGCACGTACCAAGAGCGCACACTCATTGTCGCTCCCGAAGAGGAAGCGATTCAACAGATCAAACGGATCGCTCAACTGCAGCTCGGGGATGATGCCTCGCGTGTGGAGCGTGAGTCTCTCGCGGAGCTGCTGGCATTGATTGATGCAGGCGCAGCGACTCTGGGCGACAGTCAGCGGGTGGACTCCGACGCGTATCGCCGCCTCGTGACGTTCCCGACGCTCATATCCAACGGCGCGATCCAAGATCTCCTCACGGTGCTGTTGGAACTCGAAAACGAACGCGCCGAACTGCTGGGACGCAGAACCCCAGAGAACTCGGACGTCCGGCAGCTGACGGGTCGTATCCAGGAGATCGAGCATCAACTCCACACGCTCGGCACTGACTATCTCTCGAGCCTTGATGGCCAAATCGCTGCCACCGGGGAGGCTCTGGCGCGCCTGAACGCTGAACTCGAAGCCCTTCCTGAGAGAGAAATGCAGTACCTCAGGCTCTTCCGTGACCGCACAGTACTCAGCGAGGGGTACGTCCTGCTTCAGCAACAACTCCGGCTCGCGGAAGTCCAAGACGCGATCAAGACGGAGGGTGTGCGCCGCGTGGATGAAGGGCTGGTCGCGCACAAGGACAATCCGGAGTTCCCCAAGCCACTTGTGAATCTCGCTCTGGGCCTGATCCTGGCTGGCACGCTGAGCGTGGGAAGCGCTCTTGCGCGTGATCTGTGGGAGGCGTGACGGGGACCTAGGACTTCGCGACGCGGAACGTCACTGACTTCTGCTGGCCGGGCTCGAGGAGGATGCCGTCCAAGAAACTCGTGCCACGACCCTGCACCACCGTGTACCCGGGGGGCGGCGTCACCCTAACACCAAGCTCTATTCGACAGCCCACAGAGGTAAAGGTGTAGGCCCCCGCTTCTCCGGTAGTCGCTTCAGCTAGGACCCCCGTGCTCACGAAAAGGGTCAATGCAGCACCAGAGACCGGATCTCCGGCTTGGTCTGTGACGTGAGCGATGACGGTCCCCACGCACCGTGAAATCGAGAAGGAAGCTGACTCCTCCCCTCCCCTGGACAGGAGCAACCCGTCCACGAAGCTCGTTCCCCGTCCCGCCGGCACGTCCCAACCGTACTCTGGC
It contains:
- a CDS encoding GNVR domain-containing protein encodes the protein MTQSEMEGPRGHEGEGLTLPQLMRRLVSHWKMMIAVSVLVMVAVIAGTLLVAPRYRSTVVLRIMDLDPNSLSLGGQLSGIPGGDLLGLGRDDLETEVGVLRSWRVSQAVVDSLSLMVHLSKPVGVRADLFAVTRHGDADRHGRVTLRHDGQGTYSAVFKEKREDEADLGSVSPSGTLDFAGYRITLAEAPPSDEGEWPNTIRIDLLPRYEAIDRLREDLEIREQEGGSRLVNIAYTIPDRYLAAAVVNRIADEYIAYKVTAERSDARYTVAELSEQLAEQATRLVAAEEQLRTYQERTLIVAPEEEAIQQIKRIAQLQLGDDASRVERESLAELLALIDAGAATLGDSQRVDSDAYRRLVTFPTLISNGAIQDLLTVLLELENERAELLGRRTPENSDVRQLTGRIQEIEHQLHTLGTDYLSSLDGQIAATGEALARLNAELEALPEREMQYLRLFRDRTVLSEGYVLLQQQLRLAEVQDAIKTEGVRRVDEGLVAHKDNPEFPKPLVNLALGLILAGTLSVGSALARDLWEA
- a CDS encoding glycosyltransferase family 1 protein, translated to MNVCMDARLLMAGGIGRYIREIVSRALLDPRISRVTLLGSEDVVAGWLSGRDPRDIASVVHWGGRPYSLTSHLSWPVVASKVASPDVWFFPHYDVPMMSIPSPLVVTVHDVIQFRHPAGFPGWKRFLGMALLRSAVSHASSVVTVSHASANALAQVVPDVVRRMHVVHNGVSSRFAPLAPGEEMPSRFADLSRFLLTVGAPTAHKNLTVALEVLARLSDSFPDLRLCMVGFDAHDAGELNEHALRLGILDRVMHLGRVTDAELQELYLRCSVFLSPSTTEGFGLPALEAFACGSPVIVSDIPAFREILPPETLRVEPLNVALWAETVRHVLQRGGEGPGRPVAVESSSWDQSAEGTLQVLLDAARVQ
- a CDS encoding glycosyltransferase family 2 protein produces the protein MGRSQAPKVSVVVLNWCGEEDTRACLESVLQSEYPALNVVLVDNGSPDGSGERLQCDYPNLDFIQIEENCGYTGGNNRGIQFAIDRGDDYVLVLNNDTEIDRLCIKFLVEAATERDDVGGVTSKILYHHDPARIWYGGGHFSAMRGLGIHWLEGELDVRSGVDVPREVSFMSGCCLLLSCRALREVGGFVDELFAYVEDAELCLRLSRSGYRMLYQPNARVLHHSRPAGEPPTPFQIRQRDRNRRWVMRRYFGPRHLIPFFVRFYASRSLLVVRYLAVGDWGRARAIVQGSFGGIGP
- a CDS encoding capsule assembly Wzi family protein, with product MRLQKILLLLGGLVWVELLSVAGAAGQSLDIRPLVGLDSHAAAELRLAQLRDETDTRLWLLRTPSNILLTAPGPEDLSIQALIPDLRTAWNSDLPSSFNDGALWAGRGLNTRLRAGLIVRLKRVSLVVAPELLTHQNQDFQTIPFGTERDPTRSRWAHPYHPLPESIDQPLRFGNAPFNRVVPGQSSLTVDLGSLAVGVATENAWWGPGLKNGIVLSNQAAGIPRVFLETRRPIVTGAGHFEGSWFLGRLNESDYFDNNPANDHRSLSALAVTFRPNFDPGLTLGLARAVFAPVGDGTDILSAGLNFLHSVGRPNSTEEPGASAPDQVTSFFGRWVVHGFEAYWEWARFEQPESLGDFLEFPQHSQGYTYGLMWAERETQGAWLSVEAELTNLEPSSTWRHRYVYSSYSSRVVPQGYTHEGQTVGASIGTGSSSQWIAIDRHDDQWQAGVFAGRIRWDAAARFSKVVPSPKREDVSLYWGLRGGIDQKGWHLGIELSQEMRLNYLFQGFKHDPVTFRAEGVDIANTGLILTLARNVGP
- a CDS encoding polysaccharide biosynthesis/export family protein; the encoded protein is MIQRVLLLLALSACVPATVRAQDPVPPNELQLLPGDFVRVAIWREPDLSGDFLVDPTGTVVLPMIGARTVAHRPWNDLHATLLEEFRNELRNPSIELIPLRRIYVLGQVAAPGLYSVDPMVSLAGAVATAGGAAEQGDLRKIQIFREGNAVLDGLTSADRLASIGIRSGDQIFVGRLSWVSRNSALLLTAGLSVTGIIVSIIAR